The following is a genomic window from Calliphora vicina chromosome 5, idCalVici1.1, whole genome shotgun sequence.
CGATATGTGGTTGATACAGGATGGCGCTACGTGCCAAGGTCATGTgatttgacacctctcgattatttGCTGTGGGGCCACGTGAtgtcactggtttatgctgataaaccagcaacaattgacttttttttttattaaaatttactttttttgtgctattttttacaatttcaagttctattgggcttaaaaaaacaccctttatgtatgtaaaatgacaaattccatacaaatgttttttttttataaacgttttttcaaaaagcagtttttggaaaattatgcTGATGCATATCGATACACAATGTGATTCTGAGTCGACcggtgggtgttagacaaatacttttgaccgttacaaacatcagcacagaCCCATAacatggtggtgtagggtataaatataaacttttatcTTACCGACCAAAATTTGTGGCATCTTTTCATtatgattttctttaatattttcatggatttttaaacattttcacttaatttcttttaaaaatattaacttttatcacttattaacattttagaattaatttatagccttatatttaaaatatttcgcaAATTCTCTTGAAAATTCCATATTTCACTAACCGGAAccacttgtttttatttctttgatattataaaattctttatttgtatttaattaataaacatatttttaataaaacttggctgtttttatattatttttcaatttagttatttatatttaacaaattttgtaaaattgtaattatttcCGCCCATTTCGctttcatttcttttatttactaaatattcccgctatttttcacaattttccaAGGGTTGCCATTACCTTGAGCATATACAGGGATGTATTTCTAAACACAGGCATGTTATAGCAAGTAACTCTTAAGTAACGATTAATTAAGTCTAAAATATACATCACTAttgttgagaaaaaaattaagtgaaCTGCACATAAAAAAAGCGCGTCATCTAATagtttttcgtttgttttttctaacaaaataaaaggTATTAAAAgccagaaatgaaataaaaagcaAGTTTATTAAACAGTCTAGAATATATTaacaaatataagtaaatttctTAATTGTAAACAATAGATTTTGTTCAATGACTAACCAGCCCAATTAGCCATAATGTGAAAAAAATGGCTGCTAATGTTGCAGGAAAATTGACAATAATTCcgagttttttgtttataaatataattaaatttgtcgaatagtgttttatttatttaatttagcaGCTTGTGGTAgttgtttaatgatttttacgtttgttttcttgattttttttaataaattaatttttgaggtTATGTTTGCTGCAAAGAAGTTTGCCTAAATACACTTTCACCCTTATGCGTGGCTGTTTTGCTgcagttttctttaatttcaaaatttctttttaaaattacagaCAATGGCCGATTCCGATGATGAGTACGATCGCAAGCGTCGCGATAAATTCCGCGGTGAACGCAGCTCGGGTGATAGTTATCGCTCGGAACGCCGTGATGATAGGCGTGGTGGTGGCAGCGGCGGCGGCCGTGATGATTGGCCGGAAAGGTGGGTAAATCATGGAGAAATATATGAATTAGGAATTAATAccaaaatatcttttaaacagAGGCAATCCCTTTAGAGGTGGAGCAGCTAGTAGGGCCCGTTCAGACTATAGAGATTTCCGTGGTCCCCGCGATCGTTATGGTTCACCGGGCCGTGAAATGCCGCTAGCCAAGCGTATGCGCCAAGACTGGGGCGATGATTTAAGAGGCAATCCCAGATTTGGACgtaagtttttttatacagcccaattatgaataaaaattccccgggagtttttttccttttctcatttttcctattcatatTCAACGTGAAAAAACTCcctgggaacaaactcccgggaaattctttattcataattgggctgatagttttttaaaattttaattattttcaattttgtttagcCTACGATCCCTATCTTATGCATGCCTGGAATGAACATTATGCCGCCCATGGTTTACATGGTGCTTATGGTGCCGCCCTATCGCATGGTGCTCATTCTCGTGAGCCGGCTGCCAATACCGATCTACAAACTCAACCCGCCATGATGACTTTGAAACAATTCTTGGACACCCAAGATGATGGCATTTCGGATACTGAAGTTTTACGCaaatacaatgaatataaattgGAATTCAAGCGTcaacaattaaatgaattcttTGTGGCCCACAAGGATGAGGAATGGTAAGTTTTGCAGGcattttcaaacataatttgtttaaatttacaaaaggaaaaaaactgtttatttgcaaatttctttgtttcaaaaaaaaaaaaaaacatcatttcAACATGGCACGGGTGGAAAGAAATAAGACTTATTGAtgtattttttctatgaaaaataagGATTTCTAAAAACCTGTTCCATGTTCTTTATAAAGGCTCTTTCAGTAAGTGCTTCCTgtctttaaatattaataaaacaaagtgtgtgagATAAcatcgatgccattatgtatggaatataacatggTGCAAATCCTTTGAAGGCAGCTCATTCGCAGTGACCTgcaacttaagaaaaccccactagaaaaagtctaacggggtcaaatcgcatGATCTCGGAGACCTTCACATACACGTGAGCTGACCATGCCCACAAATGtctatatcatccaattcagaccAAAAGAAGGCCAACGACGATCTCCGAAGAcgccgccagcccaaaatcaacatcaaacagtgacttttttgaaatgcattggacgctcttggatctcatgtggattggtagcGTCCCAAATTCCACAATCCAGAaattatataacaattttatcaaactgaataaatgacagccaattcaacagacgtagcttcaacaatatggccgctgtcaactgtcaaagttcggaagttccTATTGGAAGATCCTTTATAATGATGTTTTTTTATGATctccttttttttctttacaattttcctttatttccATTTCTTATCTCAAATACTTAAATCATCAAATTAaacctttatttatttataaacatttttttgtttttgcaaatttgttgtttgtgtttttttaaaaaataagtttttctctACAGCTATTTAAGAATGGCGTCCTCAGCCACACATttatatacttacatacataggatggttgtttaaaaaaaagcgcACATGTCCCTAGACAAAGATTCTATACTACACTCTacctactactactactaccacCTACCACCCaaatattgttgtttgtttataGAATCCATGTGCTGCTGCCTTTTATCTCTCCTATCATTCTGAAATCGTTCATTGAATGACGATCATGATGATGATTTTATATTCTACTTCTAACTTttgatttgtttgattttgcaCTTGGCGAGCAATGCCACAGTGTGTTTAacttattttgcaaatatttttgaaccgcgtttttattaaaatcgtttaaataaatttctatacgCCTAATTaacttgttaaaaaatatatatattgtaaaGGTAAGATTTGGTAAATTCagttaaattaatttacaaaaataaactaaaaaatctataaaaaaaaaataaacacaatttttagctggtttaacaattttgaaaagcGGAGGAGTGTCTCGACTGGGATTTAACAACGAtggtttcaacaaaattttcttattcaATCAGCTGTTTTAATTTACATTATTATAGGGTTTAGATTGTTATGATTTCATTATGaactaatgttttatttttgcttttcttttattttatctctGCGTTTAGGttcaaaaacaaatatcatcCTATGGACAGTGTTAAGCGCAAGGAGGAACAGTTGAATTTTCTTAAGGTaagatttaatttataatttaattaagtcAAATAATATGTAAAGAAATATGAGTTGTGGCTGTTGCAATCATATCTAAtggtaaaaaaatttctaataatttcgaaaaatttcgaacataaaaTTTCTAATGATTTACTAAAATATAAGAATAAAACTAATTCAGAAATGTCTcaactttgttttttatacccttcgccatgagtggcaatttttacatttttcatttgcgaccccacaaagtatatacagtggttgacaaaacaatggaaacttttccaaatattccatatgtagcccaaaattttaaatattttttaaaataatttttttttttagtattttacttgtatagttttatttatataaattaactgaaaaacaaacaacataattaattatattctgaaaaaaagggaacaaaattaaaaatattcactatttcgctaatgacaaaacaatggaaacttttaaacttctgcaagaaagaagtgtaaaacgaaaataataaaaaagcatccttttacagttattttattttatttttaaattctggtaatttttcacaatttctttttctaagtttttcgcataattgctttttttcaaagttaacgaaaatggctaaagctaagatttgtgaagaattaaaaaataaaataattaactattttaaagctggtttaaaacaagaaagtatctgtgaaaaatctatatatgtatataaaagtgtaacgttactgactgactgattcatcatcgcacagcccaaacgggtGAAGCTGGactcacgaaattttaactgtgggttcctccctcccctaaacgatccgataagaaggaatttttggaaattcgaacgtttagggggtaaaaagggtaaattcAGTAACCtcatatcttcaaaactaataaagacacaaaaaaaacttaaagtttcatgttactccatttaaaaaataagctgacaggtgtttcgtactttttggaaattcgaaacttttaggggagaaaacgggtaaaaactgtattttggtactttttttgcaccctatgtatcttttaaaccaacaaacatagaaacaaattttaaatcgtattctttaactaacaaaaaaaaatataagtttggtactttttggaaattcgaaaccttaagggataaaaattgtgtttatttttggtactttttcataaaatatgtttttctataatttgacatagacataccaatattttattatgatacagaaatttaaaaaggggataaaatcgggaaaatacattatatttgaaattattaagccaattttgataattttttaacattggttcctggattcgtacaaaaattaactaacagggtgttatttggaactcgagtgccaagctgtatattgggccaaatccgggtaaacagtttggtactttttttaaaacatattttttcttgggcacattaacacagatttcaatcgtttgagacatgtctgtagcataaacaattttggcaaaatggaatatttttaaagttcgaacttgattgtttcaaggaagaaaaggaaaattggtacttttctcctaatggtacttttttttaatattttaaattatttcacttatcgacattaaagttagctgatatgtatatgagtgaagtttgtgttaggaatagggtacaatatttaggtaccaaaatgtgagaactgaactataggtacttttttattcatctaatggtactttttgaattttatatgacaatggacttagaaacatgaaattaagcatatatggtcctaagtgattgtgAATTTTaagggtagactttttggtactttttctttaatcgaatggtactttttgtattttcttcaccaatgaacctagaaacatgaaataaagcttacatgggccagagtgggtgggaatccacaagtgtctgctttttggtacttttctataataatggacctagaaacatgaaattaagcgtataggGTCCTATGTGAGTGTCATGTGtattaatagcgagagagttcaagaaattcccaaaaaataactgctcgagaggttgttaatagtctaaaattagaaataaatacccgaacagttagtcgcagggcaaatgaggctggtcttggttgctatcgtcctgtgaaaaaaacactcatttctaaaaagaaccgttctgctcgtctacaatttgccagggatcatttaaactggtcgatacagaaatggaatactgtcctcttttccgacgaatccaaatacaatttaagaggcagtgatgggagaaaatttgtaagacgaccaaagggaaaaagattatatccaaagtacacaaataagtctgtaaagtttggcggtggcaatattatggtatggggatgttttttagggcaaggtatgggcccaattcatattataaaagataccatgacaggtataggatgcagaaccatattaaacgatgttatgtatccatacgctgaggaaaatagcGCCTTGTTTgtagattccaacacgacaacgacccgaaacacacctctagggttgtaaccgagtggttacaatccaacgaggtacgtgttttgaagtggcctgcccaatcggcAGATCTCAAtaccatagaaaatctatgggaaattgtagatcctaaaataaggacccaaaattacaccaggaaggaagatttatcggaggcggttataaggaaatggcaaaatatttcaaaggagaccattgactctttaattggttcaatgcatcgtcgatgtgtagcagttataaaaaaataagggatacccaacaaaatattgagttattgcaaagtttagaccatatttgttaaaataatacctaagtttccattgttttgtcaatgccgtaataaaaaatcttttaattttgttttctcatttttagaatttaattaattatgttctttgtttttgttaaattaagttgataaaagtatacaaataaaatactacaaaaattttaaaattttttaaaaaattatttcagattttaggccactaatgaaatatttggaaaagtttccattgttttgtcaaccattgtatattctggatcgttatagatagagaagtcgatatagccatgtccgtctgtatgttgaaatcaactttccgtagcccccaaataacttaaatacatgattcatacatcaatatgttgggaattctttcggctcggttgatatttaaaatcgacaaaatcggagcattaatggctgagataaggaaaaaaccgtgacaacctcgatttttgtcctatttttgataaatatctggattactaagtcattaatatagacaa
Proteins encoded in this region:
- the Ars2 gene encoding serrate RNA effector molecule homolog isoform X3; its protein translation is MADSDDEYDRKRRDKFRGERSSGDSYRSERRDDRRGGGSGGGRDDWPERGNPFRGGAASRARSDYRDFRGPRDRYGSPGREMPLAKRMRQDWGDDLRGNPRFGPYDPYLMHAWNEHYAAHGLHGAYGAALSHGAHSREPAANTDLQTQPAMMTLKQFLDTQDDGISDTEVLRKYNEYKLEFKRQQLNEFFVAHKDEECYLRMASSATHLYTYIHRMVV